A stretch of the Oncorhynchus clarkii lewisi isolate Uvic-CL-2024 chromosome 9, UVic_Ocla_1.0, whole genome shotgun sequence genome encodes the following:
- the LOC139416894 gene encoding tensin-2-like isoform X1 — MGCVLTAEPCCGEEAEPVPVVRGSLTQRGPERSNSGRMRLTKTGKGEPHVFKEKTFKKNRQCGVCRQSVDNTGSFCRVCKTATHKKCEAKVTTACIPALPSDLQGKGTAPSRHIQHLGSTRSLTYNKQRNTLSRSISVDRVMERVMERHYDFDLTYITEGIISVFFPPLLDEQRYRLNLKEVTAMLRSKHQDKFLLFNLSERHHDITRMNPKVLDFGWPDFHAPPLDKICAMCKAMETWLTSDPQHVVVLHCKGNKGKTGVIIAAYMHYSKISAGADQALSTLAMRKFCEDKVSSSLQPSQNRYIYYFGGLLSGAIKMNSSLLLLHQVLIPTLPNFQGKGGYFPFLKIYQSMQLVYTSGIYDLKGSVGRRLCVTIEPALLLKGDIMVKCYHRRAQGAERDTVFRLQFHTCTIHGAQLWFGKGELDEACTDERFPSDATVEFVFSSGPEKMKGREYQRNDPAVTVDYNTADPVVRWDSYENFNQRYQDSLDDIAHTRGPVDGSLYAQIKKRLSAPGSGSLTSTNGSPAGTSEERPSQSQLLSPSSDSLTHSGHSSALPERPEESRGLPPPTRQEREDLDRLLGGIEGERDGLDRERETAILDDGDLSSEHTSTLRLDRSCSCRVGYHSQRCAEPGCDRLHLMSSGYYRDRAPGTNGHPGSPPLTNPATVPSHMDLCQHYSPHPHPHQALPPPDLVWNRQQGPPHYLHREGPSRHPSLCPYPSQDLTSHLHTLQPGRLLCRSDDYGPYHHPPSHTHHHPHHPKSSGSYQDMLLLDGMPPPGCPCRDCLIRREDSAFHGLRLERGESFHWDREAELKHREAGLRRVRESELPRGAEMHWEREAGGLRRGREVSLHWERDREAELQWERERKADYWHRRAYRLQDHELPAFTFDPLPSGHPAYPEASRSHGHAHLDLKYSSSSSSGYQTPHQVCLCSHYQPSPSESRGYASGYQSESTSPQPPPSTLSGPCSHTRGPADHHPEAHTQQYPSESQTDGRGMSENVSWRDHISQGSFKRMHPSRDVRCSTPSDLSRPPTPVLTSSPLCTQESLSLGVHSLVGSTDIVNSDCESVQSQDRPRSAAAQRLQVNQQHIPDPLQSTSVTPTPSPTQPNSHWTRLTATQPPSPYQPQNHSATSSPYQPQNHSATSSPYQPQNHSATSSPYQSQNHSATSSPHQPQNHSATPSPHQPQNHSATTSPHQPQNHSATTSPHQPQNHSATSSPYQPQNHSATSSPHQPQNHSATSSPYQPQNHSATSSPHQPQNHSATSSPHQPQNHSATSSPHQPQNHSATSSPHQPQNHSATSSPYQPQNHSATSSPHQPQNHSATPSPHQPQNHSATSSPHQPQNYSATSSPHQPQNHSTTSSPHQPQNHSATSSPHQPQNHSATSSPHQPQNHSATSSPHQPQNHSATSSPHQPQNHSATSSPHQPQNHSATSSPHQPQNHSATSSPHQPQNHSATSSPHQPQNHSATSSPHQPQNYIATSSPSTTTSQPSNHCHHATPTQTPTEKASLTGPKTIHPTETAVLPPVAQPQFQSPNPVPGACPLRKLTTEVPKSSSTLTSAPSSPQPPISSLEGSHSSEPPVPGFATLGRRLMLVTEPPGPLQHYPGMEGSTSGHSPAPEVHTTPTFPISATGCYPPSDPHVPYLSYTAVTIPQCPLPEKQGQSAQPGSPNCGLRTLRPTPSQHHVTFSPTVGEMAPPAGQGEGMLSLESEMAGRVSVTFVQDNSRFWYKPGISRDQAIAALKEREPGAFLIRDSNSFQGAYGLALKVATPPANLNNPSSRVVDPLEQLVRHFLIETGPRGVKIKGCQNEPHFGSLSALVYQHSITPISLPCSLRIPEKDPIGEMQELQSTASNMSTASDLLKQGAACNVLYLNSVETESLTGPQAISRATGATLAQNPRPAATVVHFKVSSQGITLTDSQRRVFFRRHYPVNSVTFSSIDPQDRRWTNSDSTTSKVFGFVAKKPGSMAENVCHLFAELDPEQPASAIVNFINKVMLGPQRR; from the exons ACAGGGAAGGGGGAGCCCCATGTCTTCAAGGAGAAAACCTTTAAGAAGAACCGTCAGTGTGGGGTGTGTCGTCAGAGTGTGGACAACACGGGGTCCTTTTGCCgag tGTGTAAAACAGCCACTCACAAGAAATGCGAGGCAAAG GTGACCACAGCTTGCATCCCAGCTCTCCCGTCTGATCTG CAGGGCAAAGGAACTGCTCCATCCCGACACATCCAACACCTG GGTTCCACAAGGTCTTTGACTTACAACAAACAGAGGAACACCCTCTCCAG GAGTATCAGTGTGGACCGTGTGATGGAGAGAGTCATGGAGCGTCATTATGACTTTGACCTGACCTACATCACCGAGGGGATCATCTCTGTGTTCTTCCCCCCTCTGCTGGACGAGCAGCGCTACCGTCTCAACCTCAAGGAGGTGACCGCCATGCTCAGGTCCAAGCACCAGGACAAGTTCCTG CTCTTCAACCTCTCTGAACGACACCATGACATCACCCGCATGAATCCAAAG GTCCTTGACTTCGGCTGGCCTGACTTCCATGCCCCTCCCCTGGACAAGATCTGTGCCATGTGTAAGGCCATGGAGACGTGGCTGACCTCCGACCCCCAGCATGTGGTGGTCCTGCACTGCAAG GGCAACAAGGGCAAAACAGGAGTGATTATTGCAGCCTACATGCACTACAGCAAGATCTCTGCAGG GGCAGACCAGGCCCTCAGCACCCTGGCCATGAGGAAGTTCTGCGAGGATAAGGTATCTTCCTCCCTCCAACCGTCCCAAAACAG gtataTCTACTACTTTGGGGGGCTCCTCTCTGGGGCGATCAAGATGAACAGCAGTCTGCTACTCCTCCACCAGGTCCTCATCCCCACGCTTCCTAACTTCCAGGGCAAAGGAG GTTACTTCCCCTTCCTGAAGATCTACCAGTCCATGCAGCTGGTCTATACATCAGGGATATA TGACTTGAAGGGTTCTGTAGGCAGAAGACTGTGTGTGACCATTGAGCCTGCACTGCTGCTGAAGGGAGACATCATG GTGAAGTGTTACCACAGACGGGCACAGGGTGCAGAGAGGGACACAGTGTTCAGACTGCAGTTCCACACCTGCACCATCCACGGGGCACAGCTATGGTTCGGCAAGGGGGAGTTGGATGAGGCCTGTACTG ATGAACGATTTCCCTCGGATGCCACTGTGGAGTTTGTCTTCTCCTCTGGACCAGAGAAAATGAAAG GGCGTGAGTACCAGAGAAATGACCCTGCTGTCACAGTGGACTACAACACAGCTGACCCAGTGGTGCGCTGGGACTCCTATGAGAACTTCAACCAGCGCTATCAAGACAGCCTCGATG acATAGCCCACACCAGGGGTCCAGTGGACGGAAGTCTGTACGCCCAGATAAAGAAGCGTCTCTCAGCCCCAGGCTCTGGCTCCCTGACCTCCACCAATGGCAGTCCAGCAGGCACCAGCGAGGAGAGGCCCAGTCAGAGCCAGCTGCTCTCTCCCAGCTctgactctctcactcactccggCCACTCGTCTGCCCTCCCAGAGCGTCCAGAGGAGTCCCGAGGGCTCCCGCCACCCACccggcaggagagagaggacctGGACCGACTGCTGGGGGGCATCGAGGGGGAGAGGGACggcctggacagagagagggagactgccATCCTGGACGATGGGGACTTGTCGTCTGAGCATACAAGCACCCTGAGGCTCGACCGCTCCTGTTCTTGCCGGGTGGGCTACCACTCCCAGCGCTGTGCCGAGCCCGGCTGTGACCGACTCCACCTCATGTCCAGCGGCTACTACCGGGACAGAGCTCCGGGCACCAATGGCCACCCTGGGTCACCGCCCTTGACTAACCCTGCCACCGTCCCCTCACATATGGACCTGTGTCAGCACTACAGCCCACACCCTCACCCCCATCAGGCCCTGCCTCCCCCTGACCTGGTATGGAACCGCCAACAGGGCCCTCCACACTACCTGCACCGTGAGGGACCCTCTCGTCACCCCTCTCTGTGCCCCTATCCATCCCAGgacctgacctctcacctccacACCCTTCAACCCGGGCGCCTGCTCTGTAGAAGTGATGACTATGGTCCGTACCACCACCCTCCCTCACATACCCACCATCACCCTCACCACCCCAAGTCCTCCGGGTCCTACCAAGATATGCTGCTGCTGGACGGCATGCCGCCCCCTGGCTGCCCCTGCCGGGACTGCCTCATCAGGAGGGAGGATTCAGCCTTCCACGGCCTGCGGCTGGAGCGAGGAGAGAGCTTCCACTGGGACAGAGAGGCAGAACTGAAGCATCGGGAAGCAGGGCTAAGGAGAGTAAGGGAGTCTGAGCTGCCTAGAGGGGCAGAGATGCActgggagagggaggcagggggacTGAGAAGAGGCAGGGAGGTGTCACTGCattgggagagagacagggaggcagagctccaatgggagagggagagaaaggccgACTATTGGCACCGGAGGGCCTACAGGCTTCAGGACCACGAGTTACCTGCCTTCACCTTTGACCCTCTGCCGTCTGGCCACCCTGCGTACCCAGAGGCGTCTCGCTCCCACGGCCACGCCCACCTGGACCTGaagtacagcagcagcagcagcagtggctacCAGACCCCGCACCAGGTCTGCCTCTGCTCCCACTACCAGCCCTCCCCCTCTGAGAGCAGGGGTTATGCCTCAGGTTACCAGTCTGAGTCCACCTCCCCTcagccccctccctccaccctgtcAGGCCCCTGCAGCCACACCAGAGGGCCAGCAGACCACCACCCCGAAGCTCACACTCAGCAGTACCCATCTGAGAGCCAGACAG ATGGAAGGGGGATGAGTGAGAACGTGAGTTGGCGGGACCACATCTCCCAGGGTTCCTTCAAGAGGATGCATCCTTCAAGAGATGTCCGGTGTTCCACGCCCTCTGACCTCTCTAGGCCGCCCACCCCTGTTCTCACCAGCAGCCCTCTGTGCACACAAGAAAG CCTCAGTCTAGGTGTGCACTCACTAGTTGGATCGACTGACATAGTCAACAGTGACTGTGAGTCTGTCCAGTCTCAGGATAGGCCCCGCAGTGCTGCTGCTCAGAGGTTGCAGGTCAACCAGCAACACATCCCTGACCCTTTACAGTCTACATCCGTGACACCCACACCTTCCCCCACCCAACCCAACAGCcactggaccagactgacagcaaCACAACCACCCTCACCTTACCAGCCCCAGAACCACAGTGCTACATCTTCACCCTACCAGCCCCAGAACCACAGTGCTACATCTTCACCCTACCAGCCCCAGAACCACAGCGCTACATCTTCACCCTACCAGTCCCAGAACCACAGTGCTACATCTTCACCCCACCAGCCCCAGAACCACAGTGCTACACCTTCACCCCACCAGCCCCAGAACCACAGTGCTACAACTTCACCCCACCAGCCCCAGAACCACAGTGCTACAACTTCACCCCACCAGCCCCAGAACCACAGTGCTACATCTTCACCCTACCAGCCCCAGAACCACAGTGCTACATCTTCACCCCACCAGCCCCAGAACCACAGTGCTACATCTTCACCCTACCAGCCCCAGAACCACAGTGCTACATCTTCACCCCACCAGCCCCAGAACCACAGTGCTACATCTTCACCCCACCAGCCCCAGAACCACAGCGCTACATCTTCACCCCACCAGCCCCAGAACCACAGCGCTACATCTTCACCCCACCAGCCCCAGAACCACAGTGCTACATCTTCACCCTACCAGCCCCAGAACCACAGTGCTACATCTTCACCCCACCAGCCCCAGAACCACAGTGCTACACCTTCACCCCACCAGCCCCAGAACCACAGTGCTACATCTTCACCCCACCAGCCCCAGAACTACAGCGCTACATCTTCTCCCCACCAGCCCCAGAACCACAGTACTACATCTTCACCCCACCAGCCCCAGAACCACAGTGCTACATCTTCACCCCACCAGCCCCAGAACCACAGTGCTACATCTTCACCCCACCAGCCCCAGAACCACAGTGCTACATCTTCACCCCACCAGCCCCAGAACCACAGTGCTACATCTTCACCCCACCAGCCCCAGAACCACAGCGCTACATCTTCACCCCACCAGCCCCAGAACCACAGCGCTACATCTTCACCCCACCAGCCCCAGAACCACAGCGCTACATCTTCTCCCCACCAGCCCCAGAACCACAGTGCTACATCTTCACCCCACCAGCCCCAGAACCACAGTGCTACATCTTCACCCCACCAGCCCCAGAACTACATTGCTACATCTTCACCCTCAACTACAACCAGCCAGCCCAGCAACCACTGCCACCATGCTACGCCCACTCAGACACCCACTGAGAAAGCTAGCCTAACTGGTCCAAAGACCATCCATCCTACAGAGACTGCTGTACTGCCTCCTGTTGCCCAGCCCCAGTTCCAGTCCCCCAACCCTGTACCTGGAGCATGTCCACTCAGGAAACTGACCACAGAGGTCCCTAAATCCAGCTCCACCCTCACCTCGGCCCCTTCCTCCCCCCAGCCTCCCATCAGCAGTCTGGAGGGGTCCCACTCCTCAGAGCCTCCTGTTCCCGGCTTCGCCACCCTGGGCCGGAGGTTGATGCTGGTCACTGAGCCCCCAGGACCCCTGCAGCACTACCCTGGCATGGAGGGCAGCACCAGCGGGCACTCTCCAGCCCCTGAGGTACACACCACCCCCACATTCCCCATCTCTGCCACCGGCTGCTATCCCCCATCAGACCCACATGTGCCATACTTGAGCTACACTGCTGTCACCATCCCCCAGTGCCCACTCCCAGAGAAACAGGGTCAGTCTGCACAGCCAGGGTCGCCTAATTGCGGGTTGAGGACCCTGAGGCCAACCCCCTCACAGCACCATGTCACCTTCTCTCCAACGGTGGGGGAGATGGCGCCCCCTGCAGGCCAAGGAGAGGGAATGCTATCTCTGGAGAGTGAGATGGCAGGCAGAGTCAGTGTTACGTTTGTCCAGGACAACTCACGCTTCTGGTACAAGCCTGGCATCTCCAGGGACCAAG CCATAGCTGCGCTGAAGGAGAGAGAACCAGGGGCCTTTCTTATCCGGGACAGCAACTCCTTCCAGGGAGCCTATGGCCTGGCGCTGAAAGTGGCCACCCCGCCCGCTAACCTCAACAACCCCAGCAGCAGAG tggtcgaTCCATTGGAGCAGCTGGTGCGACACTTCCTGATTGAGACGGGCCCCCGTGGAGTGAAGATCAAAGGGTGTCAGAATGAGCCCCACTTTG GGAGTTTGTCTGCGTTAGTATaccagcactccatcactcccatCTCTTTGCCCTGTTCCCTACGGATCCCAGAGAAAG ATCCCATTGGAGAAATGCAAGAGCTGCAGTCGACTGCTAGTAACATGAGCACAGCTTCAGACCTGCTCAAACAGGGTGCAG cCTGTAATGTGCTTTACCTGAACTCTGTGGAGACTGAGTCACTGACCGGACCCCAGGCCATCTCCAGAGCAACCGGAGCCACCCTGGCACAGAACCCCCGGCCAGCGGCCACAGTGGTCCACTTCAAAGTGTCCTCACAGGGCATCACACTGACCGACAGCCAACGCAG GGTGTTCTTCAGGAGACACTACCCAGTCAATAGTGTGACCTTCAGCAGCATCGACCCCCAGGACAGGAG GTGGACTAACTCAGACAGCACAACTTCTAA GGTGTTTGGGTTTGTAGCCAAGAAGCCAGGCAGCATGGCAGAGAATGTGTGTCATCTGTTTGCCGAGCTCGACCCGGAGCAGCCTGCCTCAGCCATCGTCAACTTCATCAACAAGGTGATGTTAGGGCCGCAgcgcaggtag